From the Cloeon dipterum chromosome 4, ieCloDipt1.1, whole genome shotgun sequence genome, the window CATGCTTGATATGGCTTGCAAGTTTGGAGATCTGGAGATGTGCAAGTGGTTGCTAGAAGAAGTCAAAATCGACGTCAACAAGTTTAATGAGGTTAATTGGAAAGACCAAGTTCTTGACCAAGTTGCCCATAATAGGCAAAACGAAGCAAGTAAGATCCTCCGATACTTTTTCTCAAAGTTTGAATTCACCGCTGATCAACAAAGGAATGCCTATAAGTCagcttttttatataaattaggTGAATATCCCTTCTGTGCAGAAGAGGCAGAAGAGTTGTTCAAGAGAGTTGCTGACACAAAGATCAAAATAGAGGGCAACAGTTTGTTGCACCATTGTTTTTCAAAGACTGTGCTTAGTTTAGACGCTGCAAAATTCGTGCACGAAAAGGACGGAGACCTCATCAATGAGATCAATGAAGACGGAGCGACAATTCTCCACCTCGCAGCACGATTTGCAGGCGTCGATGTGTGCCAGTGGCTGGTGGATCAGGGCCAAGACATCAACGCCGTGAACAAACAATCCTTTGCCAACTTTCTCCACTACGCTGctcaaaacagattttttggAGATTCGATCATTCAAGAATTTGGACATAACTTGCGCGGAATCGTGAACCAAATCGACGAAAACGTCTACACTCCACTCCATTACGCCATACTCAACGAAAGACACGTTGAGGTTGCAGAGGTATTGCTTGAAGTCGGTGCTGATTTGAGCgtgaaaagaaaaggaaacaacTTCCTTCACTTCTGCATCGTTATGGGCAAGTTGGAATGTGCAAAATTCGTGCATGCCAAGGATAAAAATCAGATCAAGGAAAAGGGAGAAGGAGGCAAAACCACACTGCACCTTGCTGCTGACAACTTTAATGAAGAAATATGCGCATGGCTGGTGAGGGACGAGGGAGCTGATCCCCAAGAAATTACCGTCGGAGGAAAATCGGTGCTTGAATCTACTTCCAGTGAGGAGGCCAAGAAGTGCCTCCAATCGTTGATCACAACTAagaaatagaaattatttcaagaatcAATTCAATGAATAAAATCGCACTCTTCTCAtgattcaaaataatgatGTTCTCTGATTAATAATATACTGGAATAAaagatatataaaaaatattttaaattattattttaaatcaacaccattaaaattgtaaagttAAACTTTTCTACTGAGCGCAGAATCGTATAGATTGGATGAATGCGTGGCCCACCCGGAGGATATTtcggaaatttgaaaaatatttactttcctGCTGTGTACCTTTCTATGAatatctttgatttttttttaatcaacctttgataaaaaatgggtattttgcataaaatttaaaaaacgctaTAATTTTCTGAGCAGAGATGAGAGCAAAATTCCAATTcgttcaataaaatatatatttcaactaATTTATCGGGatgattattataaatttaacgtTTAAGAaccttttatttgaaaatagacTTTCTCCTTCAACAGGATCATAGAGCTGCTGGACTGGAGACAAAGCGAGGTAAGGACGGTACAGGGCAGACCGCCCctaatgattattatttacccCTCGTAAAATGTTGTTGTTTATAGTTGACCATCAGCTGACGCTGCCGCGCTGCCGGCTTGTCTCACTTCTTGCACTCTTGTCTGGCCACGTTAGCGTGGTGCGTGCCGTGCGTGCGTGGTATAATGCGTATGCGCGCCCTGCGGTTTTGGCGCCGCGGGCATTTTCCTGCATTATTTCCCCGAAGCAAGCCAGCCAATGAGAACGTGACGCTGAACCAGCTGTCAGCTGATGAAAACCAAAACACAGGGACACGGACACAGTGACGGTATTCAGGGCAATTCACGGAAACGGTCAAGCGCGGCTCCGGCGCGGCCTGAG encodes:
- the LOC135943765 gene encoding putative ankyrin repeat protein RF_0381 → MNNIKVEVESPEDSSASRKRQHETEPQTPREEKKMTLDEQYEKLIKIKLKFVEKNKGEIPALHFAARVSDVDVCRRLVEQGADVNEKYGVRGATPLHYAAMNASHGEGLIDYFLEKGCDIDVEDAHYDKAINLNFAKFLYNNKRCEILSKRLCHFSMLDMACKFGDLEMCKWLLEEVKIDVNKFNEVNWKDQVLDQVAHNRQNEAKEAEELFKRVADTKIKIEGNSLLHHCFSKTVLSLDAAKFVHEKDGDLINEINEDGATILHLAARFAGVDVCQWLVDQGQDINAVNKQSFANFLHYAAQNRFFGDSIIQEFGHNLRGIVNQIDENVYTPLHYAILNERHVEVAEVLLEVGADLSVKRKGNNFLHFCIVMGKLECAKFVHAKDKNQIKEKGEGGKTTLHLAADNFNEEICAWLVRDEGADPQEITVGGKSVLESTSSEEAKKCLQSLITTKK